A window from Citrus sinensis cultivar Valencia sweet orange chromosome 3, DVS_A1.0, whole genome shotgun sequence encodes these proteins:
- the LOC102625352 gene encoding protein SHOOT GRAVITROPISM 6 isoform X6: MHMASSSSGISIPAPEAVQFLVSSLADESPIVREASMASLKDIAALNPLLVLDCCLAVSRGGRRRFGNMAGIFQVMAFAVRALDEKDIDPAFMSKLSRIATAEMISSKELNTDWQRAASALLVSIGSHLPDLMMEEIFLYLSGTNSALPAMVQILADFASADALQFTPRLKGVLVRVLPILGNIRDVHRPIFANAFKCWCQAAWQYSVDFPSHSVLDGDIMSFLNSAFELLLRVWATSRDLKVRVSTVDALGQMVGLITRSQLKGALPKLVPSILELYKKDQDTALVATCSLHNLLNASLLSETGPPLLDVEDLTVILSTLLPVVCIYNDSKEHSSFSVRLKTYNEVQRCFLTVGLVYPDDLFMFLLNKCRLKEEHLSVGALYVLKHLLPRSSEAWHSKRPLLLEAVKSLLDEQNLAVQKAISELIVVMASHCYLIGPSGELFVEYLVRHCALSDQKKYVNESSKVKIGAFCPTELRAICEKGLLLLTITIPEMQHILWPFLLKMIIPRAYTSAAATVCRCISELCRHRSSSSNVMLSECKARDDIPNPEELFARLVVLLHDPLAREQQATQILMVLYYLSPLFPTNIDLFWQDEIPKMKAYVSDTEDLKLDPSYQETWDDMIINFLAESLDVVQETDWLISLGNAFTEQYVLYTPDDDHSALLHRCLGILLQKVADRNYVCDKIDWMYKQANISIPANRLGLAKAMGLVAASHLDAVLEMLKGILDNIGQSLFQRLLSFFSDSYRMEESDDIHAALALMYGYAAKYAPSTVIEARIDALVGTNMLSRLLHVRHHTAKQAVITAIDLLGRAVINAAENGASFPLKKRDQLLDYILTLMGREENDSFADSSIELLHTQALALSACTTLVTVEPKLTIETRNHVMKATLGFFALPNDPIDVVNPLIDNLITLLCAILLTSGEDGRSRADQLLHILRQIDQYVSSPVEYQRRRSCLAVYEMLLKFRTLCVIGYCALGCHGSCTHIKQIDRAVLGNFSNLPSAYVLPSREALCLGNRVIMYLPRCADTDSEVRKISAQILDQLFSISLSLPRPVGSSSGIDLELSYGALSSLEDVIAILRSDASIDPSEVFNRIVSSVCILLTKDELVATLHSCTTAICDRTKQSAEGAIQAVVEFVTKRGNELSETDVSRTTQSLLSAAVHITDKHLRLETLGAISCLAENTNSKIVFNEVLATAGKDIVTKDISRLRGGWPMQDAFHAFSQHAVLSFLFLEHLISALNQTPFVKGDMEKGDYSSHSADTWIDDDILQAAILALTAFFRGGGKVGKKAVEKSYAPVLAALTLQLGSCHGLASSGQHEPLRAILTSFQSFCECVGDLEMRKILARDGEQNDKEKWINLIGDVAGCVSIKRPKEAMLNKECLSFFFHPRSFAVGISTLKGE; this comes from the exons aTGCATATggcttcttcaagttctggaATCTCAATCCCCGCTCCAG AAGCGGTTCAGTTCTTGGTCTCGTCGCTCGCAGATGAATCTCCTATCGTCAGAGAAGCATCAATGGCCTCTCTCAAAGACATCGCCGCTCT GAATCCACTTTTAGTTCTTGATTGTTGTTTGGCTGTTTCAAGAGGAGGACGTCGG CGGTTTGGTAACATGGCTGGGATTTTCCAAGTGATGGCATTTGCAGTTCGTGCACTTGATGAAAAAGATATTGATCCAGCTTTCATGTCTAAGCTCTCGAGGATTGCGACTGCAGAAATGATCTCCTCCAAG GAGCTTAACACAGATTGGCAAAGAGCTGCATCAGCGCTACTTGTTTCGATTGGCTCACATTTGCCTGACCTT ATGATggaagaaatatttctttatctGTCTGGAACAAATTCTGCTTTACCAGCTATGGTTCAAATACTTGCAGACTTTGCTTCTGCTGATG CATTGCAGTTCACTCCACGACTAAAGGGTGTACTTGTACGTGTTCTACCTATACTCGGAAACATACGAGATGTCCACCGGCCAATATTTGCAAATG CATTTAAATGTTGGTGTCAGGCTGCATGGCAATATAGTGTGGATTTCCCCTCTCACTCTGTTCTCGATGGTGATATCAT GtcatttttaaattctgcTTTTGAGCTTCTATTAAGAGTTTGGGCAACATCACGGGACCTTAAG GTTCGCGTATCAACTGTGGATGCGCTGGGACAGATGGTTGGACTTATCACACGGTCACAGTTAAAGGGTGCTTTACCAAAACTTGTTCCCTCTATATTGGAATT GTATAAAAAAGATCAAGATACTGCACTTGTTGCGACATGCAGTCTCCACAACTTGTTGAATGCCTCATTACTTTCAGAAACAGGTCCCCCGTTGCTTGATGTTGAG GACCTCACGGTTATTTTATCAACACTTCTTCCTGTGGTCTGCATTTATAATGACAGTAAAGAGCATTCGTCTTTTTCAGTGAGACTAAAG ACCTACAATGAAGTTCAGCGCTGTTTTCTGACTGTAGGCTTGGTATACCCTgatgatttatttatgttcCTTCTGAAT AAATGCAGGCTAAAGGAAGAACACTTGAGTGTTGGTGCGCTCTATGTTCTAAAGCACCTACTGCCCAG GTCGTCTGAAGCTTGGCACAGCAAACGGCCTTTGCTTCTTGAGGCAGTTAAGTCCTTGCTAGATGAGCAAAATTTAGCTGTCCAAAAGGCTATTTCTGag TTGATTGTGGTCATGGCTTCACACTGCTACTTGATTGGTCCTTCTGGAGAGTTGTTTGTTGAGTATCTTGTACGCCATTGTGCTCTGTCAGATCAGAAGAAATATGTTAATGAGAGCTCCAAG GTGAAGATAGGGGCATTTTGTCCAACAGAGCTAAGAGCAATATGTGAAAAAGGCCTTCTTTTGCTAACTATTACAATTCCTGAAATGCAG CATATTCTTTGGCCTTTTCTGTTAAAGATGATTATTCCACGGGCTTATACCAGTGCAGCAGCCACT GTTTGCAGATGCATCTCAGAATTATGCAGACATAGATCTTCGAGTAGTAATGTCATGCTTAGTGAGTGTAAAGCTCGTGATGATATTCCAAATCCTGAG GAGCTGTTTGCCCGCTTAGTAGTGCTTTTGCATGATCCTCTTGCAAGGGAGCAACAGGCAACTCAGATTTTGATG GTGCTTTATTATTTGTCACCTCTCTTTCCAACGAATATCGACTTATTTTGGCAAGATGAG ATTCCAAAAATGAAGGCGTATGTTAGTGACACAGAAGACCTAAAGCTGGATCCTTCGTACCAGGAGACTTGGGATGACATGATCATCAAT TTTCTTGCAGAATCTTTAGACGTGGTTCAAGAAACTGATTGGTTGATTTCTCTTGGAAATGCTTTCACTGAACAATATGTACTTTATACGCCTGACGATGATCATTCAGCTCTTCTTCATCG ATGCTTGGGTATTCTTCTTCAGAAAGTAGCTGACAGGAATTATGTCTGTGATAAGATTGATTGGATGTACAAACAAGCCAATATTTCTATTCCAGCAAACAGGCTGGGTTTGGCAAAAGCTATGGGATTG GTTGCAGCATCCCACTTGGATGCTGTGTTGGAAATGCTCAAAGGCATTCTGGATAACATTGGGCAAAGTCTTTTCCAGAG ATTGTTATCTTTCTTCTCCGACAGTTATAGAATGGAAGAATCTGATGATATACATGCTGCTTTGGCTCTAATGTATGGATATGCTGCAAAATATGCTCCATCAACGGTTATTGAAGCCAGAATTGATGCCCTTGTT GGCACAAACATGCTTTCAAGGCTTCTTCACGTACGCCACCATACAGCAAAGCAGGCTGTTATCACTGCCATTGATCTTCTAG GCCGTGCTGTTATTAATGCTGCTGAAAATGGTGCGTCATTCCCTCTGAAAAAAAGAGACCAGTTACTGGACTATATATTAACTTTGATGGGTcgagaagaaaatgatagtTTTGCTGATTCAAGTATTGAACTTCTACATACTCAG GCCCTTGCTCTCAGTGCCTGTACTACCTTGGTTACCGTGGAGCCAAAACTGACTATTGAAACAAGAAATCATGTGATGAAG GCCACCTTAGGGTTCTTTGCTTTACCAAATGATCCAATAGATGTTGTCAATCCTCTAATAGACAACCTTATCACTCTCTTATGTGCGATTCTTCTAACAAG TGGAGAGGATGGCAGGAGTCGAGCAGACCAGCTATTACACATTTTGAGACAAATTGACCAGTATGTTTCTTCACCTGTTGAGTATCAGAGGAGGAGGAGTTGTCTTGCGGTTTATGAGATGCTTCTTAAGTTTCGGACACTCTGTGTTATTGGCTATTGTGCGTTGGGTTGCCATGGAAGTTGCACGCACATAAAGCAAATTGACCGTGCTGTACTGGGGAATTTTTCAAACTTACCAT CGGCATATGTATTGCCAAGTCGTGAAGCCCTGTGTCTGGGGAATAGGGTCATAATGTATCTTCCTCGTTGTGCAGACACTGATTCTGAAGTTAGAAAAATTTCTGCTCAG ATTCTTGATCAACTCTTTAGCATCTCTCTTTCACTCCCAAGGCCTGTTGGTTCCAGTTCTGGTATAGATTTAGAATTGTCCTATGGCGCTTTGTCCTCCCTTGAGGATGTTATTGCTATCTTGAGAAGT GATGCTTCTATTGATCCATCTGAGGTGTTTAACAGAATTGTTTCCTCTGTCTGTATTTTATTGACGAAGGATGAg CTTGTCGCCACCTTGCATAGTTGTACCACAGCTATATGTGATAGGACCAAACAGTCAGCTGAAGGGGCTATTCAAGCTGTCGTTGAGTTTGTTACAAAGAGAGGAAACGAGCTGAGTGAAACTGATGTTTCAAG GACGACCCAGTCTTTACTCTCTGCTGCAGTGCATATAACTGACAAACATTTGCGGTTGGAAACTCTTGGGGCT ATTTCTTGTCTAGCGGAGAACACCAATtcaaaaattgttttcaatgAAGTATTAGCTACTGCTGGAAAGGATATAGTCACAAAGGACATATCTAGACTACGAGGTGGCTGGCCAATGCAGGATGCCTTCCAT GCCTTCTCCCAACATgctgttctttcttttttgttcttgGAGCATCTCATATCTGCCCTTAACCAGACTCCTTTCGTTAAGGGTGATATGGAGAAAGGAGACTATTCAAGTCATTCTGCTGATACTTGGATAGATGATGACATTTTGCAAGCTGCTATTCTAGCTCTCACTGCCTTTTTCAG GGGCGGTGGTAAAGTCGGTAAGAAAGCTGTTGAAAAAAGTTATGCTCCTGTACTTGCTGCACTCACACTCCAATTGGGAAGTTGTCATGGTCTAGCCAGTTCTGGTCAGCATGAACCATTACG AGCTATATTAACTTCATTTCAGTCTTTTTGTGAATGTGTTGGGGACCTTGAAATGAGAAAG ATTTTGGCTAGAGATGGGGAGCAAAATGATAAAGAGAAGTGGATTAATCTTATTGGAGATGTAGCTGGCTGCGTCTCCATAAAGAGACCAAAAGAG GCCATGCTCAACAAGGAATGCCTCAGTTTCTTCTTTCACCCCCGGTCATTTGCAGTTGGAATTTCCACTTTAAAAGGAGAGTGA
- the LOC102625352 gene encoding protein SHOOT GRAVITROPISM 6 isoform X7 has protein sequence MHMASSSSGISIPAPEAVQFLVSSLADESPIVREASMASLKDIAALNPLLVLDCCLAVSRGGRRRFGNMAGIFQVMAFAVRALDEKDIDPAFMSKLSRIATAEMISSKELNTDWQRAASALLVSIGSHLPDLMMEEIFLYLSGTNSALPAMVQILADFASADALQFTPRLKGVLVRVLPILGNIRDVHRPIFANAFKCWCQAAWQYSVDFPSHSVLDGDIMSFLNSAFELLLRVWATSRDLKVRVSTVDALGQMVGLITRSQLKGALPKLVPSILELYKKDQDTALVATCSLHNLLNASLLSETGPPLLDVEDLTVILSTLLPVVCIYNDSKEHSSFSVRLKTYNEVQRCFLTVGLVYPDDLFMFLLNKCRLKEEHLSVGALYVLKHLLPRSSEAWHSKRPLLLEAVKSLLDEQNLAVQKAISELIVVMASHCYLIGPSGELFVEYLVRHCALSDQKKYVNESSKVKIGAFCPTELRAICEKGLLLLTITIPEMQHILWPFLLKMIIPRAYTSAAATVCRCISELCRHRSSSSNVMLSECKARDDIPNPEELFARLVVLLHDPLAREQQATQILMVLYYLSPLFPTNIDLFWQDEIPKMKAYVSDTEDLKLDPSYQETWDDMIINFLAESLDVVQETDWLISLGNAFTEQYVLYTPDDDHSALLHRCLGILLQKVADRNYVCDKIDWMYKQANISIPANRLGLAKAMGLVAASHLDAVLEMLKGILDNIGQSLFQRLLSFFSDSYRMEESDDIHAALALMYGYAAKYAPSTVIEARIDALVGTNMLSRLLHVRHHTAKQAVITAIDLLGRAVINAAENGASFPLKKRDQLLDYILTLMGREENDSFADSSIELLHTQALALSACTTLVTVEPKLTIETRNHVMKATLGFFALPNDPIDVVNPLIDNLITLLCAILLTSGEDGRSRADQLLHILRQIDQYVSSPVEYQRRRSCLAVYEMLLKFRTLCVIGYCALGCHGSCTHIKQIDRAVLGNFSNLPSAYVLPSREALCLGNRVIMYLPRCADTDSEVRKISAQILDQLFSISLSLPRPVGSSSGIDLELSYGALSSLEDVIAILRSDASIDPSEVFNRIVSSVCILLTKDELVATLHSCTTAICDRTKQSAEGAIQAVVEFVTKRGNELSETDVSRTTQSLLSAAVHITDKHLRLETLGAISCLAENTNSKIVFNEVLATAGKDIVTKDISRLRGGWPMQDAFHAFSQHAVLSFLFLEHLISALNQTPFVKGDMEKGDYSSHSADTWIDDDILQAAILALTAFFRGGGKVGKKAVEKSYAPVLAALTLQLGSCHGLASSGQHEPLRAILTSFQSFCECVGDLEMRKILARDGEQNDKEKWINLIGDVAGCVSIKRPKELEFPL, from the exons aTGCATATggcttcttcaagttctggaATCTCAATCCCCGCTCCAG AAGCGGTTCAGTTCTTGGTCTCGTCGCTCGCAGATGAATCTCCTATCGTCAGAGAAGCATCAATGGCCTCTCTCAAAGACATCGCCGCTCT GAATCCACTTTTAGTTCTTGATTGTTGTTTGGCTGTTTCAAGAGGAGGACGTCGG CGGTTTGGTAACATGGCTGGGATTTTCCAAGTGATGGCATTTGCAGTTCGTGCACTTGATGAAAAAGATATTGATCCAGCTTTCATGTCTAAGCTCTCGAGGATTGCGACTGCAGAAATGATCTCCTCCAAG GAGCTTAACACAGATTGGCAAAGAGCTGCATCAGCGCTACTTGTTTCGATTGGCTCACATTTGCCTGACCTT ATGATggaagaaatatttctttatctGTCTGGAACAAATTCTGCTTTACCAGCTATGGTTCAAATACTTGCAGACTTTGCTTCTGCTGATG CATTGCAGTTCACTCCACGACTAAAGGGTGTACTTGTACGTGTTCTACCTATACTCGGAAACATACGAGATGTCCACCGGCCAATATTTGCAAATG CATTTAAATGTTGGTGTCAGGCTGCATGGCAATATAGTGTGGATTTCCCCTCTCACTCTGTTCTCGATGGTGATATCAT GtcatttttaaattctgcTTTTGAGCTTCTATTAAGAGTTTGGGCAACATCACGGGACCTTAAG GTTCGCGTATCAACTGTGGATGCGCTGGGACAGATGGTTGGACTTATCACACGGTCACAGTTAAAGGGTGCTTTACCAAAACTTGTTCCCTCTATATTGGAATT GTATAAAAAAGATCAAGATACTGCACTTGTTGCGACATGCAGTCTCCACAACTTGTTGAATGCCTCATTACTTTCAGAAACAGGTCCCCCGTTGCTTGATGTTGAG GACCTCACGGTTATTTTATCAACACTTCTTCCTGTGGTCTGCATTTATAATGACAGTAAAGAGCATTCGTCTTTTTCAGTGAGACTAAAG ACCTACAATGAAGTTCAGCGCTGTTTTCTGACTGTAGGCTTGGTATACCCTgatgatttatttatgttcCTTCTGAAT AAATGCAGGCTAAAGGAAGAACACTTGAGTGTTGGTGCGCTCTATGTTCTAAAGCACCTACTGCCCAG GTCGTCTGAAGCTTGGCACAGCAAACGGCCTTTGCTTCTTGAGGCAGTTAAGTCCTTGCTAGATGAGCAAAATTTAGCTGTCCAAAAGGCTATTTCTGag TTGATTGTGGTCATGGCTTCACACTGCTACTTGATTGGTCCTTCTGGAGAGTTGTTTGTTGAGTATCTTGTACGCCATTGTGCTCTGTCAGATCAGAAGAAATATGTTAATGAGAGCTCCAAG GTGAAGATAGGGGCATTTTGTCCAACAGAGCTAAGAGCAATATGTGAAAAAGGCCTTCTTTTGCTAACTATTACAATTCCTGAAATGCAG CATATTCTTTGGCCTTTTCTGTTAAAGATGATTATTCCACGGGCTTATACCAGTGCAGCAGCCACT GTTTGCAGATGCATCTCAGAATTATGCAGACATAGATCTTCGAGTAGTAATGTCATGCTTAGTGAGTGTAAAGCTCGTGATGATATTCCAAATCCTGAG GAGCTGTTTGCCCGCTTAGTAGTGCTTTTGCATGATCCTCTTGCAAGGGAGCAACAGGCAACTCAGATTTTGATG GTGCTTTATTATTTGTCACCTCTCTTTCCAACGAATATCGACTTATTTTGGCAAGATGAG ATTCCAAAAATGAAGGCGTATGTTAGTGACACAGAAGACCTAAAGCTGGATCCTTCGTACCAGGAGACTTGGGATGACATGATCATCAAT TTTCTTGCAGAATCTTTAGACGTGGTTCAAGAAACTGATTGGTTGATTTCTCTTGGAAATGCTTTCACTGAACAATATGTACTTTATACGCCTGACGATGATCATTCAGCTCTTCTTCATCG ATGCTTGGGTATTCTTCTTCAGAAAGTAGCTGACAGGAATTATGTCTGTGATAAGATTGATTGGATGTACAAACAAGCCAATATTTCTATTCCAGCAAACAGGCTGGGTTTGGCAAAAGCTATGGGATTG GTTGCAGCATCCCACTTGGATGCTGTGTTGGAAATGCTCAAAGGCATTCTGGATAACATTGGGCAAAGTCTTTTCCAGAG ATTGTTATCTTTCTTCTCCGACAGTTATAGAATGGAAGAATCTGATGATATACATGCTGCTTTGGCTCTAATGTATGGATATGCTGCAAAATATGCTCCATCAACGGTTATTGAAGCCAGAATTGATGCCCTTGTT GGCACAAACATGCTTTCAAGGCTTCTTCACGTACGCCACCATACAGCAAAGCAGGCTGTTATCACTGCCATTGATCTTCTAG GCCGTGCTGTTATTAATGCTGCTGAAAATGGTGCGTCATTCCCTCTGAAAAAAAGAGACCAGTTACTGGACTATATATTAACTTTGATGGGTcgagaagaaaatgatagtTTTGCTGATTCAAGTATTGAACTTCTACATACTCAG GCCCTTGCTCTCAGTGCCTGTACTACCTTGGTTACCGTGGAGCCAAAACTGACTATTGAAACAAGAAATCATGTGATGAAG GCCACCTTAGGGTTCTTTGCTTTACCAAATGATCCAATAGATGTTGTCAATCCTCTAATAGACAACCTTATCACTCTCTTATGTGCGATTCTTCTAACAAG TGGAGAGGATGGCAGGAGTCGAGCAGACCAGCTATTACACATTTTGAGACAAATTGACCAGTATGTTTCTTCACCTGTTGAGTATCAGAGGAGGAGGAGTTGTCTTGCGGTTTATGAGATGCTTCTTAAGTTTCGGACACTCTGTGTTATTGGCTATTGTGCGTTGGGTTGCCATGGAAGTTGCACGCACATAAAGCAAATTGACCGTGCTGTACTGGGGAATTTTTCAAACTTACCAT CGGCATATGTATTGCCAAGTCGTGAAGCCCTGTGTCTGGGGAATAGGGTCATAATGTATCTTCCTCGTTGTGCAGACACTGATTCTGAAGTTAGAAAAATTTCTGCTCAG ATTCTTGATCAACTCTTTAGCATCTCTCTTTCACTCCCAAGGCCTGTTGGTTCCAGTTCTGGTATAGATTTAGAATTGTCCTATGGCGCTTTGTCCTCCCTTGAGGATGTTATTGCTATCTTGAGAAGT GATGCTTCTATTGATCCATCTGAGGTGTTTAACAGAATTGTTTCCTCTGTCTGTATTTTATTGACGAAGGATGAg CTTGTCGCCACCTTGCATAGTTGTACCACAGCTATATGTGATAGGACCAAACAGTCAGCTGAAGGGGCTATTCAAGCTGTCGTTGAGTTTGTTACAAAGAGAGGAAACGAGCTGAGTGAAACTGATGTTTCAAG GACGACCCAGTCTTTACTCTCTGCTGCAGTGCATATAACTGACAAACATTTGCGGTTGGAAACTCTTGGGGCT ATTTCTTGTCTAGCGGAGAACACCAATtcaaaaattgttttcaatgAAGTATTAGCTACTGCTGGAAAGGATATAGTCACAAAGGACATATCTAGACTACGAGGTGGCTGGCCAATGCAGGATGCCTTCCAT GCCTTCTCCCAACATgctgttctttcttttttgttcttgGAGCATCTCATATCTGCCCTTAACCAGACTCCTTTCGTTAAGGGTGATATGGAGAAAGGAGACTATTCAAGTCATTCTGCTGATACTTGGATAGATGATGACATTTTGCAAGCTGCTATTCTAGCTCTCACTGCCTTTTTCAG GGGCGGTGGTAAAGTCGGTAAGAAAGCTGTTGAAAAAAGTTATGCTCCTGTACTTGCTGCACTCACACTCCAATTGGGAAGTTGTCATGGTCTAGCCAGTTCTGGTCAGCATGAACCATTACG AGCTATATTAACTTCATTTCAGTCTTTTTGTGAATGTGTTGGGGACCTTGAAATGAGAAAG ATTTTGGCTAGAGATGGGGAGCAAAATGATAAAGAGAAGTGGATTAATCTTATTGGAGATGTAGCTGGCTGCGTCTCCATAAAGAGACCAAAAGAG TTGGAATTTCCACTTTAA